The Blastococcus sp. HT6-4 genome window below encodes:
- the pcaH gene encoding protocatechuate 3,4-dioxygenase subunit beta: MTGTTSAGGLHLPRYVREPAALRTPVGFPDYRSTALRAPLRTPVDLPHRLTEITGPVLGEDRVAPEDADLTLRNGGEAVGQRILVYGRVLDSDGRPVPDALVEVWQANAAGRYRHVVDNWPAPLDPHFDGLGRVVTDSLGRYEFMTIKPGAYPWGNHHNAWRPAHIHFSLFGRAFTQRLVTQMYFPDDPLFGQDPIYNAIPPAARHRAVSRYSLERTQDNWALAFEWDIVLRGTEQTPFETDDDGDVA; encoded by the coding sequence ATGACCGGGACCACATCGGCCGGGGGCCTGCACCTGCCGCGGTACGTGCGCGAGCCCGCCGCCCTGCGCACGCCCGTGGGCTTCCCCGACTACCGGAGCACCGCGCTGCGCGCGCCGCTGCGGACGCCGGTGGACCTGCCGCACCGGCTCACCGAGATCACCGGGCCGGTGCTCGGTGAGGACCGGGTGGCGCCGGAGGACGCCGACCTGACCCTGCGGAACGGCGGCGAGGCCGTGGGCCAGCGGATCCTGGTCTACGGGCGGGTGCTCGACAGCGACGGCCGCCCGGTGCCCGACGCGCTGGTCGAGGTCTGGCAGGCCAACGCCGCCGGCCGCTACCGGCACGTGGTGGACAACTGGCCCGCGCCGCTGGACCCGCACTTCGACGGGCTCGGCCGGGTGGTCACCGACAGCCTCGGCCGCTACGAGTTCATGACGATCAAGCCGGGCGCCTACCCCTGGGGCAACCACCACAACGCCTGGCGCCCCGCGCACATCCACTTCAGCCTGTTCGGCCGCGCGTTCACCCAGCGGCTGGTGACGCAGATGTACTTCCCGGACGACCCGCTGTTCGGCCAGGACCCGATCTACAACGCGATCCCGCCCGCGGCGCGGCACCGCGCGGTCAGCCGCTACTCCCTCGAGCGGACCCAGGACAACTGGGCGCTCGCCTTCGAGTGGGACATCGTGCTGCGCGGGACCGAGCAGACGCCGTTCGAGACCGACGACGACGGAGACGTGGCGTGA
- the pcaB gene encoding 3-carboxy-cis,cis-muconate cycloisomerase yields MTGLFSGTFARGGVAAAVSDPAWFAALLDVEAALARAAAATGLVPTTAADAVTAACGDPSGLDLATVVARAADAGNPVPPLVRVLQDAVGERDAGAVHVGATSQDVVDTALVLLARRAITVLDADLALAAEAAAGLARTHRDDVVMGRTLMQQALPTTFGLKAAGWLTGLDGARLRLAEVVASLPVQYGGAVGTLAASDGSGMAVRTALAAELGLVPPHVPWHTVRLPIADLAGALGATAGVLATIAVDLVLLAQSEVAEAAESGAGRGGSSAMPHKRNPVAAISARACARRAPGLVATLLAAMEQEHERAAGAWHSEWPTLTDLLVTTGSAASWLVESLTGLRPDVDRMAATVAAARDPQLAGALAEALAPALGPGAAHDEAAAAVRQAAATGRPLADVLAERDDVDVSALLGTGPDVGEAGPQVDAVLAEHTRLTQGER; encoded by the coding sequence GTGACAGGCCTCTTCAGCGGCACGTTCGCCCGCGGCGGCGTGGCGGCGGCCGTCTCCGATCCCGCCTGGTTCGCCGCGCTGCTCGACGTGGAGGCCGCCCTCGCGCGGGCCGCCGCGGCCACCGGGCTGGTGCCCACCACGGCCGCCGACGCGGTGACGGCGGCCTGCGGTGACCCGTCCGGCCTCGACCTCGCGACCGTGGTCGCGCGGGCCGCCGACGCCGGCAACCCGGTGCCGCCGCTGGTGCGCGTGCTGCAGGACGCGGTGGGCGAGCGCGACGCCGGGGCGGTGCACGTCGGTGCGACCAGCCAGGACGTCGTCGACACCGCGCTGGTGCTGCTCGCCCGCCGGGCGATCACCGTGCTCGACGCCGATCTCGCGCTCGCCGCCGAGGCGGCTGCCGGCCTGGCCCGCACGCACCGGGACGACGTCGTCATGGGGCGCACCCTCATGCAGCAGGCGCTGCCGACGACGTTCGGCCTCAAGGCGGCCGGGTGGCTCACCGGGCTCGACGGCGCCCGCCTGCGGCTGGCCGAGGTCGTCGCCTCCCTGCCGGTGCAGTACGGCGGAGCGGTCGGCACCCTGGCGGCCAGCGACGGATCGGGGATGGCGGTGCGCACCGCTCTGGCGGCCGAGCTGGGGCTGGTCCCGCCGCACGTGCCGTGGCACACCGTCCGGCTGCCGATCGCCGACCTCGCCGGCGCGCTCGGGGCGACGGCCGGGGTGCTCGCCACCATCGCCGTCGACCTGGTCCTGCTGGCCCAGAGCGAGGTGGCCGAGGCGGCCGAGAGCGGCGCGGGCCGGGGCGGGTCGTCGGCCATGCCGCACAAGCGGAACCCCGTCGCGGCCATCTCGGCCCGGGCCTGCGCACGCCGCGCGCCCGGGCTGGTCGCCACCCTCCTGGCCGCGATGGAGCAGGAGCACGAACGGGCCGCCGGCGCCTGGCACAGCGAGTGGCCGACGCTGACCGATCTGCTGGTGACCACCGGGTCGGCGGCGTCCTGGCTGGTCGAGAGCCTCACCGGCCTGCGCCCGGACGTCGACCGGATGGCCGCGACCGTCGCCGCGGCGCGCGACCCCCAGCTCGCCGGCGCGCTGGCCGAGGCGCTCGCCCCGGCGCTGGGCCCCGGCGCCGCCCACGACGAGGCCGCGGCCGCGGTCCGCCAGGCCGCCGCCACCGGCCGCCCGCTGGCCGACGTGCTCGCCGAGCGCGACGACGTCGACGTCTCCGCGCTGCTCGGCACCGGGCCGGACGTCGGCGAGGCCGGTCCGCAGGTCGACGCCGTCCTCGCCGAGCACACCCGCCTGACCCAGGGAGAACGATGA
- a CDS encoding 4-hydroxybenzoate 3-monooxygenase, translating into MRTQVGIIGAGPAGLLLSRLLALRGIDNVVLENRSREYVEARIRAGILEQHTVDTLTDAGLGDRLHREGLEHSGIYLQYPGARHKLEFPELCGRTVWVYGQTEVTKDLIAAQLDGGPPLLFDVADVSPEDVDSDSPRIRFTDADGTPQVLECDVIAGTDGFHGVSRPVVTAGTPGRTWERTYPYAWLGILADAAPATDELIYAWHPEGFALYSMRSPKVSRLYLQVDPSEKIEDWSDDRIWDNLSRRFALEGWDVSTGPITERSILPMRSFVSAPMRRGRLFLAGDAAHIVPPTGAKGLNLAVADVTLLATALARLLQEKQTDLADAYSDTALRRVWRCTHFSWWMTSMLHTSGDEFDAKLQLAQLERVCSSETAARELAENYTGLPIEH; encoded by the coding sequence GTGCGCACCCAGGTAGGCATCATCGGCGCCGGCCCCGCCGGTCTCCTCCTGTCCCGGCTGCTGGCGCTGCGCGGCATCGACAACGTCGTCCTGGAGAACCGGTCCCGGGAGTACGTCGAGGCCCGCATCCGGGCCGGCATCCTCGAGCAGCACACCGTCGACACCCTGACCGACGCCGGCCTCGGCGACCGGCTGCACCGCGAGGGGCTCGAGCACTCCGGCATCTACCTGCAGTACCCGGGGGCGCGCCACAAGCTGGAGTTCCCGGAGCTCTGCGGCCGCACCGTGTGGGTCTACGGCCAGACCGAGGTGACCAAGGACCTCATCGCGGCCCAGCTGGACGGCGGACCGCCCCTGCTGTTCGACGTCGCCGACGTCAGCCCCGAGGACGTCGACTCCGACTCCCCGCGCATCCGGTTCACCGACGCCGACGGCACGCCCCAGGTGCTCGAGTGCGACGTCATCGCGGGCACCGACGGCTTCCACGGGGTCTCCCGCCCGGTGGTCACCGCCGGCACCCCCGGCCGCACGTGGGAGCGCACCTACCCCTACGCGTGGCTCGGCATCCTCGCCGACGCCGCCCCGGCCACCGACGAGCTGATCTACGCCTGGCACCCCGAGGGCTTCGCGCTCTACTCGATGCGCTCGCCGAAGGTGTCGCGGCTCTACCTGCAGGTGGATCCGTCCGAGAAGATCGAGGACTGGTCCGACGACCGGATCTGGGACAACCTCTCCCGCCGGTTCGCCCTCGAGGGCTGGGACGTCTCCACCGGCCCGATCACCGAGAGGTCGATCCTGCCGATGCGCTCCTTCGTGAGCGCCCCGATGCGCCGCGGCCGGCTGTTCCTCGCCGGCGACGCCGCGCACATCGTGCCCCCGACCGGCGCCAAGGGGCTCAACCTCGCCGTCGCCGACGTCACCCTGCTCGCGACCGCCCTCGCGCGGTTGCTCCAGGAGAAGCAGACCGATCTCGCCGACGCCTACTCCGACACCGCCCTGCGCCGGGTGTGGCGGTGCACCCACTTCTCCTGGTGGATGACCTCCATGCTGCACACCTCCGGCGACGAGTTCGACGCGAAGCTGCAGCTCGCGCAGCTGGAGCGGGTGTGCTCGTCGGAGACCGCCGCCCGCGAGCTCGCGGAGAACTACACCGGCCTCCCGATCGAGCACTGA
- the pcaD gene encoding 3-oxoadipate enol-lactonase, translating into MSAVTVSYTVDGPPDAPVVVLSNSLGATRAMWAAQVPALAERFRVVTYDTRGHGRSPAPAGPYSLDDLADDLLALLDELEVGRAHVAGLSLGGMTGMRLAARDPGRVHGLALLCTSALLGPRENWLDRARTARGEGTGVLAPTVVSRWVTAEYAAANPDVVARLREMVAGTDGEGYASCCEAIADMDLRADLPTIAAPTLVISGAEDPATPPEHQRAIADAIPGARLLTVSPGAHLANIEQPSEITAALLAHFDAAGSAR; encoded by the coding sequence ATGAGCGCCGTCACCGTCTCGTACACCGTCGACGGGCCGCCCGACGCGCCCGTCGTCGTGCTCTCCAACTCGCTCGGCGCCACGCGCGCGATGTGGGCGGCTCAGGTGCCCGCGCTCGCCGAGCGGTTCCGCGTGGTCACCTACGACACCCGGGGGCACGGCCGGTCCCCGGCCCCGGCCGGGCCGTACTCCCTCGACGACCTCGCCGACGACCTCCTGGCCCTGCTCGACGAGCTGGAGGTCGGCCGGGCGCACGTCGCCGGGCTGTCCCTGGGCGGCATGACCGGCATGCGGCTGGCCGCCCGGGACCCCGGGCGGGTGCACGGGCTGGCGCTGCTCTGCACCTCCGCGCTGCTGGGTCCGCGGGAGAACTGGCTGGACCGTGCGCGCACCGCCCGCGGCGAGGGCACCGGCGTCCTCGCGCCCACCGTCGTCAGCCGGTGGGTGACCGCGGAGTACGCCGCCGCGAACCCCGACGTCGTCGCCCGGCTGCGGGAGATGGTGGCCGGCACCGACGGCGAGGGGTACGCGAGCTGCTGCGAGGCGATCGCCGACATGGACCTGCGCGCCGACCTGCCCACGATCGCCGCCCCGACCCTGGTGATCTCCGGCGCCGAGGACCCGGCGACCCCGCCGGAGCACCAGCGCGCCATCGCCGACGCGATCCCCGGCGCGCGGCTGCTCACCGTCAGCCCCGGCGCGCACCTGGCGAACATCGAGCAGCCGTCGGAGATCACCGCTGCGCTGCTCGCCCACTTCGACGCCGCCGGGAGCGCGCGATGA
- the pcaC gene encoding 4-carboxymuconolactone decarboxylase encodes MSEPNTDDARREAGMRTRREVLGDAWVDRAVANTTPFTADFQDFITRTAWGDLWQRPGLARRDRSLMTLSITIALRHWDEFALHVRAAVNNGLTDEEIGEVIQHAAIYAGVPAANHAFKVAAPILEELRGTSA; translated from the coding sequence ATGAGCGAGCCGAACACCGACGACGCCCGGCGCGAGGCGGGCATGCGGACCCGGCGCGAGGTGCTCGGGGACGCGTGGGTCGACCGCGCCGTCGCGAACACGACGCCGTTCACCGCCGATTTCCAGGACTTCATCACCCGCACCGCGTGGGGCGACCTCTGGCAGCGCCCGGGGCTGGCCCGCCGCGACCGCAGCCTGATGACGTTGTCGATCACGATCGCCCTGCGGCACTGGGACGAGTTCGCGCTGCACGTGCGCGCCGCGGTGAACAACGGGCTGACCGACGAGGAGATCGGCGAGGTCATCCAGCACGCGGCGATCTACGCCGGCGTCCCGGCCGCCAACCACGCCTTCAAGGTGGCCGCGCCGATCCTCGAGGAGCTCCGCGGCACCTCCGCCTGA
- the pcaG gene encoding protocatechuate 3,4-dioxygenase subunit alpha codes for MNPLDVPPDPAVPFRPSSGQRGTGFLTEPLRLGTTPSATVGPYLAIGLTWPDGEWAAAEGAEGGIWIRGRVLDGAGDVVPDAMIETWQADPDGGFASPEDPRGAASYPGFRGYARAQTLTGEFAVHTLKPGRVPDGEGGLQAPHIDVSVFARGILDRVVTRIYFADEAAANAEDVVLRSLPDDAARETLIAVPTEDGYRLDVRLQGDRETVFFAV; via the coding sequence GTGAACCCGCTGGACGTCCCCCCGGACCCCGCCGTCCCGTTCCGGCCCAGCTCCGGGCAGCGCGGCACCGGCTTCCTCACCGAACCCCTGCGGCTCGGCACGACCCCGAGCGCCACGGTCGGGCCCTACCTCGCGATCGGGCTGACCTGGCCGGACGGCGAGTGGGCCGCGGCCGAGGGCGCCGAGGGCGGCATCTGGATCCGCGGGCGGGTGCTCGACGGCGCCGGTGACGTCGTCCCCGACGCGATGATCGAGACCTGGCAGGCCGACCCGGACGGCGGGTTCGCCTCGCCCGAGGACCCGCGCGGGGCCGCGTCCTACCCGGGGTTCCGCGGTTACGCCCGCGCGCAGACGCTCACGGGGGAGTTCGCCGTCCACACCCTCAAGCCCGGCCGGGTCCCCGACGGAGAGGGCGGCCTCCAGGCGCCGCACATCGACGTCAGCGTCTTCGCCCGCGGCATCCTGGACCGGGTCGTCACCCGGATCTACTTCGCCGACGAGGCCGCGGCCAACGCCGAGGACGTCGTCCTGCGTTCGCTGCCCGACGACGCTGCCCGCGAGACGCTGATCGCCGTCCCCACCGAGGACGGCTACCGGCTCGACGTCCGGCTGCAGGGGGACCGCGAGACGGTCTTCTTCGCGGTATGA
- a CDS encoding carboxylesterase family protein, with amino-acid sequence MRTTPPRSARRSLLALGLGTALVAGALATAAPAAAGPGKGHGNGHGNGHGNGPAYGVSAPKVVTTDDGRLRGSVVDRSYRTFEGIPYAAAPVGDLRFRPPEPAQDWRGVRDAREPGSACPQLPSASNPTTSVDEDCLFLNVTTPAGLDAEREDLPVMVWIHGGSWRTGSGDRYDAGKLAVEGDVVVVTINYRLGPLGFLAQEDLSDAIGDVGSGSAGLLDQQAALEWVEENIDAFGGDPDNVTIFGESAGASSVCAQLAAPGAEGLFDKAIAQSYSCTTRYETLDEAEAVGAGVAEDLGCVGGDVVSCLEDASVEELLAAWPSSGGQFVVGGSALPRQPAEVIAAGDWNRVPVMHGNLQDENTLFTPLRIPSDQYGYLLDPANYEAVLGARFGSLAPEVAARYPLAEYGSPLRVLAAIASDTGSALSTCEHVDAYQVLDASYGSAEVFAYQFRDQDAPALVDFPFPPSLYDEGAQHAGELPYLFPNLFGGPLTAEQQELSTAMVRYWTNFAADGDPNGAGVRTWLPYADASYVQGLDVDSAGGIGPVDVAAEANCEFWASLN; translated from the coding sequence GTGCGCACCACTCCCCCACGTTCTGCCCGGAGATCGCTCCTCGCCCTCGGGCTCGGCACGGCGCTCGTCGCCGGCGCCCTCGCCACCGCCGCCCCCGCGGCCGCCGGACCCGGGAAGGGGCACGGCAACGGGCACGGCAACGGGCACGGCAACGGCCCCGCCTACGGGGTCTCGGCCCCCAAGGTGGTGACGACCGACGACGGCAGGCTTCGCGGCTCCGTCGTCGACCGCAGCTACCGCACTTTCGAGGGCATCCCCTACGCCGCGGCGCCGGTCGGCGACCTGCGGTTCCGGCCCCCCGAGCCGGCGCAGGACTGGCGCGGGGTCCGCGACGCCAGAGAGCCCGGCAGCGCCTGCCCGCAGCTGCCGAGCGCGTCGAACCCCACGACGTCGGTGGACGAGGACTGCCTGTTCCTCAACGTCACGACCCCCGCGGGGCTCGACGCCGAGCGCGAGGACCTGCCGGTCATGGTCTGGATCCACGGCGGCTCCTGGCGGACCGGCAGCGGCGACCGCTACGACGCCGGCAAGCTCGCCGTCGAGGGCGACGTCGTCGTCGTCACGATCAACTACCGGCTCGGCCCGCTGGGCTTCCTGGCCCAGGAGGACCTCTCCGACGCCATCGGGGACGTGGGCTCCGGCAGTGCCGGCCTGCTCGACCAGCAGGCCGCCCTGGAATGGGTCGAGGAGAACATCGACGCGTTCGGCGGGGACCCGGACAACGTCACCATCTTCGGCGAGTCGGCCGGTGCCTCCTCGGTGTGCGCGCAGCTCGCCGCGCCCGGCGCGGAGGGTCTGTTCGACAAGGCCATCGCGCAGAGCTACAGCTGCACCACCCGGTACGAGACGCTGGACGAGGCCGAGGCGGTCGGCGCCGGCGTGGCGGAGGACCTCGGGTGCGTCGGCGGCGACGTCGTCAGCTGCCTGGAGGACGCCTCGGTCGAGGAGCTGCTGGCCGCCTGGCCCAGCTCCGGCGGCCAGTTCGTCGTGGGCGGCTCCGCGCTCCCCCGCCAGCCGGCCGAGGTCATCGCCGCCGGGGACTGGAACCGGGTCCCGGTCATGCACGGCAACCTGCAGGACGAGAACACGCTGTTCACGCCCCTGCGCATCCCGTCGGACCAGTACGGGTACCTGCTCGACCCGGCGAACTACGAGGCCGTCCTGGGTGCCCGGTTCGGCTCCCTGGCCCCGGAGGTGGCCGCGCGCTACCCGCTCGCCGAGTACGGCTCCCCGCTGCGGGTGCTCGCCGCCATCGCCAGCGACACCGGCAGCGCGTTGTCGACCTGCGAGCACGTCGACGCCTACCAGGTGCTCGACGCCTCGTACGGGTCGGCGGAGGTCTTCGCCTACCAGTTCCGCGACCAGGACGCCCCGGCCCTGGTGGACTTCCCCTTCCCGCCGAGCCTGTACGACGAGGGCGCGCAGCACGCCGGTGAGCTGCCCTACCTCTTCCCGAACCTGTTCGGCGGGCCGCTGACCGCCGAGCAGCAGGAGCTGTCGACGGCGATGGTCCGCTACTGGACCAACTTCGCGGCCGACGGCGACCCGAACGGCGCAGGCGTCCGGACGTGGTTGCCCTACGCCGACGCGTCGTACGTCCAGGGTCTGGACGTCGACTCCGCCGGCGGCATCGGGCCGGTCGACGTGGCCGCCGAGGCCAACTGCGAGTTCTGGGCCTCCCTGAACTGA
- a CDS encoding IclR family transcriptional regulator, with the protein MAGRTAQPGRSVTSRALGILDAFGSDAPRLSLSEIAERTGTPLTTAHRLLGELTGWGALIRRPDGRYEIGRKLWDLGLLAPVQLELRQVAAPFMLDLHTTIRDTVHLAVREGLSALYVERISGRESVPVVSQVGSRLPLHATGVGKVLLAAAPDEVVGQTLRSLHPITRHTVVDPARLTRELTEIRRRRYARTCEEMSLGAASIAVPVQVERPGGPLAVAALGIVVPPNRRDLARLVPALEMAARGIGRALARSQEFH; encoded by the coding sequence ATGGCCGGTCGCACCGCCCAGCCGGGCCGCTCGGTGACCTCCCGGGCCCTCGGCATCCTCGACGCCTTCGGCAGCGACGCCCCCCGGCTGTCGCTGTCGGAGATCGCCGAGCGCACGGGCACCCCCCTGACGACCGCGCACCGGCTGCTCGGCGAGCTCACCGGGTGGGGCGCGCTGATCCGGCGGCCCGACGGCCGCTACGAGATCGGCCGCAAGCTCTGGGACCTCGGGCTCCTCGCACCGGTCCAGCTCGAGCTCCGGCAGGTCGCCGCCCCGTTCATGCTCGATCTGCACACCACCATCCGCGACACCGTCCACCTCGCCGTCCGGGAAGGGCTCTCGGCGCTCTACGTGGAACGGATCTCGGGACGGGAGTCGGTCCCGGTGGTCAGCCAGGTGGGCAGCCGGCTGCCGCTGCACGCGACCGGCGTCGGGAAGGTCCTGCTCGCCGCGGCGCCGGACGAGGTCGTCGGGCAGACGCTGCGCTCGCTGCACCCGATCACCCGGCACACCGTCGTGGACCCGGCGCGGCTGACCCGCGAGCTCACCGAGATCCGCCGCCGCCGGTACGCCCGCACCTGCGAGGAGATGTCGCTCGGCGCGGCCTCCATCGCCGTCCCGGTGCAGGTGGAACGGCCCGGCGGCCCGCTGGCCGTCGCGGCCCTGGGCATCGTCGTCCCACCGAACCGGCGGGACCTCGCCCGGCTCGTGCCCGCGCTCGAGATGGCCGCACGCGGCATCGGTCGCGCACTCGCGCGCTCCCAGGAGTTCCACTGA
- a CDS encoding acyl-CoA dehydrogenase family protein — translation MRLQLSPELEAFREEMRTFFTTEVPQEIRDKVAAHRHVSKDEYVEAQRVLNAAGLAVPHWPVEWGGRDWTPLQRHIWREEMQLAGVPEPLAFNTSMIGPVLAAFGNQEQKERFLAKTANLDIWWCQGFSEPDAGSDLASLRTTAVRDGDDWVVNGQKTWTTLGQHADWIFCLVRTDPAAEKKQRGISLLVFPMDTPGVTLRPIELIDGGFEVNEVFFEDVRVPAENLIGEENRGWDYAKFLLGNERVGIARIGATKKMLAQAKEHAREITVDGRPLLEDPFMATRIAELENELVALELTALRVVANSADGRPHPASSVLKLKGSELQQAATELLVDIAGPLSVASFADGGSDVPDWARVAAPHYLNYRKVSIYGGSSEVQRTIIAGTILGL, via the coding sequence ATGCGGTTGCAGCTGTCCCCGGAGCTCGAGGCCTTCCGGGAGGAGATGCGGACCTTCTTCACCACCGAGGTGCCGCAGGAGATCCGCGACAAGGTCGCGGCCCACCGGCACGTGTCCAAGGATGAGTACGTCGAGGCCCAGCGCGTGCTCAACGCCGCCGGCCTCGCCGTGCCCCACTGGCCGGTGGAGTGGGGCGGCCGGGACTGGACGCCCCTGCAGCGCCACATCTGGCGCGAGGAGATGCAGCTGGCCGGCGTCCCCGAGCCGCTGGCGTTCAACACCAGCATGATCGGCCCGGTGCTCGCGGCCTTCGGCAACCAGGAGCAGAAGGAGCGCTTCCTGGCCAAGACGGCGAACCTGGACATCTGGTGGTGCCAGGGCTTCTCCGAGCCCGACGCCGGCTCCGACCTCGCCTCGCTGCGCACCACCGCCGTGCGCGACGGGGACGACTGGGTCGTCAACGGCCAGAAGACCTGGACGACCCTGGGCCAGCACGCCGACTGGATCTTCTGCCTGGTCCGCACCGACCCGGCCGCCGAGAAGAAGCAGCGTGGCATCTCGCTGCTGGTCTTCCCGATGGACACCCCCGGCGTCACCCTGCGGCCGATCGAGCTGATCGACGGCGGGTTCGAGGTCAACGAGGTGTTCTTCGAGGACGTCCGCGTCCCCGCCGAGAACCTGATCGGCGAGGAGAACCGCGGCTGGGACTACGCCAAGTTCCTGCTCGGCAACGAGCGCGTCGGCATCGCCCGCATCGGGGCCACCAAGAAGATGCTCGCGCAGGCCAAGGAGCACGCCCGCGAGATCACCGTCGACGGGCGCCCGCTGCTCGAGGACCCGTTCATGGCGACGCGGATCGCCGAGCTGGAGAACGAGCTGGTCGCGCTGGAGCTGACCGCGCTGCGCGTGGTCGCCAACTCAGCCGACGGCCGGCCCCACCCCGCGTCGTCGGTGCTCAAGCTGAAGGGGTCGGAGCTGCAGCAGGCCGCCACCGAGCTGCTGGTCGACATCGCCGGTCCGCTCTCGGTCGCCTCGTTCGCCGACGGCGGCTCGGACGTGCCCGACTGGGCGCGGGTCGCTGCACCGCACTACCTGAACTACCGGAAGGTCTCCATCTACGGAGGCTCGAGCGAGGTTCAGCGCACCATCATCGCCGGCACGATCCTGGGGCTGTGA
- a CDS encoding cytochrome P450 — MTHPQDVDAHAGDARRADNDFDPVRPGETFTSAHEEYAELRGRCPVARSQEYGGFWAAMGYDEVLEVITDIEHFTTSKQNAIPKFAFTGVRPPLHLDPPEHMAYRRVINSFFTPPRMRQLEPKVREVAVELLDPLLDARWVDVCKQYAHKFPAHVFAHFFNLSVDVSEEIKKVSGTYVDAIQVLDHEVVKKLSRRLYEIAQDIIDERRSGAYDSAEDLTAALLAAEYEGAPLPADMVLGCVRQLIVTGMVAPSVFTGNMFVHLSRDPALQDRLRAEPSLIPAAVEEFLRLYSPYRGMARTAREDVVLSGQLIRKDDPIALLYTSANRDERVFPDGESFVLDRPNIDKHISFGRGTHSCPGAPLARMMMRITLEEALARSSSFRLAGEPEMAIWAEWGTRSVPLDFVRA; from the coding sequence ATGACGCACCCCCAGGACGTCGACGCCCACGCCGGCGACGCACGTCGCGCCGACAACGACTTCGATCCGGTGCGCCCGGGCGAGACGTTCACGAGCGCGCACGAGGAGTACGCCGAGCTGCGCGGCCGCTGTCCCGTGGCCCGCAGCCAGGAGTACGGGGGCTTCTGGGCGGCGATGGGCTACGACGAGGTGCTCGAGGTGATCACCGACATCGAGCACTTCACGACGTCGAAGCAGAACGCGATCCCGAAGTTCGCCTTCACCGGCGTCCGACCGCCGCTGCACCTCGACCCGCCGGAGCACATGGCCTACCGGCGGGTGATCAACTCCTTCTTCACACCGCCCAGGATGCGGCAGCTCGAGCCCAAGGTGCGTGAGGTCGCGGTGGAGCTGCTCGACCCGCTGCTCGACGCGCGCTGGGTCGACGTCTGCAAGCAGTACGCGCACAAGTTCCCTGCGCACGTGTTCGCCCACTTCTTCAACCTGTCGGTCGACGTCTCCGAGGAGATCAAGAAGGTCAGCGGCACGTACGTCGACGCGATCCAGGTGCTCGACCACGAGGTGGTCAAGAAGCTCAGCCGGCGGCTCTACGAGATCGCGCAGGACATCATCGACGAACGCAGGTCGGGCGCCTACGACTCCGCCGAGGACCTGACGGCGGCGCTGCTGGCGGCCGAGTACGAGGGCGCGCCGCTGCCGGCGGACATGGTGCTCGGCTGCGTCCGGCAGCTCATCGTCACCGGCATGGTGGCGCCGAGCGTGTTCACCGGGAACATGTTCGTCCACCTGTCCCGCGACCCCGCGCTGCAGGACCGGCTGCGCGCCGAGCCCTCGCTGATCCCCGCGGCGGTCGAGGAGTTCCTCCGGCTCTACTCGCCCTACCGCGGCATGGCCCGCACCGCGCGCGAGGACGTCGTCCTCTCCGGTCAGCTGATCCGCAAGGACGACCCCATCGCGCTGCTCTACACGTCGGCCAACCGCGACGAGCGGGTCTTCCCCGACGGCGAGTCCTTCGTGCTGGACCGGCCGAACATCGACAAGCACATCTCGTTCGGCCGGGGCACCCACAGCTGCCCGGGCGCACCGCTGGCCCGGATGATGATGCGGATCACCCTGGAGGAGGCGCTGGCCCGGAGCAGCAGCTTCCGGCTCGCCGGCGAGCCCGAGATGGCCATCTGGGCCGAGTGGGGCACCCGCTCGGTCCCCCTGGACTTCGTCCGCGCCTGA